A DNA window from Borrelia sp. HM contains the following coding sequences:
- a CDS encoding phosphate ABC transporter substrate-binding protein codes for MQAIKMLFAILLAFLFSNCTNKSKENVIAIGGSTSTTSIMDEIILRYQKINDQLKVTYDAQGSSVGIQGLFDGIYKIAISSRDATEEEIAKGAKITVIAYDALIFITSPDIKVTNITEEDLVKILNGNIRNWKQVGGPDAKINFINRDSSSGSHSSIKELLLDKILKNPEETQFRQDNIVVKSNGEVIEKVSLTSHSIGYISFGYARNSIEKGLHVLSINSIYPTKETITKDKYTIKRNLIAITNSISEDQNTLDFINFMLSPSGQDIVEEQGFIRLHTTEHN; via the coding sequence ATGCAAGCAATCAAAATGCTTTTTGCTATTTTACTAGCTTTTTTATTTAGTAATTGTACAAATAAAAGCAAGGAAAATGTAATTGCAATAGGTGGATCTACCTCAACAACATCTATCATGGATGAAATAATTTTAAGGTATCAAAAAATAAATGATCAACTAAAAGTGACTTATGATGCACAAGGTAGTAGCGTTGGTATTCAAGGGTTATTTGATGGTATTTATAAAATTGCAATATCTTCAAGAGACGCAACTGAGGAAGAAATAGCTAAAGGAGCAAAAATTACAGTGATTGCTTATGATGCTTTAATATTTATTACAAGTCCTGATATCAAGGTCACAAATATTACAGAAGAAGATTTAGTTAAAATACTTAATGGAAATATTAGAAATTGGAAACAAGTTGGTGGTCCTGATGCTAAAATTAACTTCATAAATCGAGACTCATCTTCTGGTTCTCATTCATCTATAAAGGAACTATTGCTTGATAAAATATTAAAAAATCCTGAAGAGACCCAATTTAGACAAGATAATATTGTGGTAAAATCTAATGGCGAAGTAATTGAAAAGGTAAGTCTCACATCTCATTCAATTGGTTATATCAGTTTTGGATATGCAAGAAATTCAATAGAAAAGGGCCTACACGTACTCTCAATAAATAGCATATATCCTACAAAAGAAACAATAACAAAGGATAAATATACTATAAAGAGAAATTTAATAGCAATCACAAACAGTATTTCTGAGGATCAAAACACACTTGACTTTATTAATTTTATGTTAAGTCCAAGTGGACAAGATATTGTTGAAGAACAAGGGTTTATCAGGCTTCACACAACTGAACACAACTAA
- a CDS encoding 6-phosphogluconolactonase: MEFFYSDKEDDLKEKFFDFFVNNVSQDDFTSIGVCGGRSIISFLNVFNEKNYSLKKSHFFLTDERCVDLNSDYSNFKLLNEGFFSKMEKKGLTCCGNLHPFIYNEFDEALSIHNYNIEFNSRFTRLDLSILSVGEDGHLASLFPSKKLLFSEMDGYQYEYDSPKIPNKRISLTPKSLLFSKASVLLFIGNEKKGALENFLNLEVSLSLCPSKMFKDHSCLLVLTNIEGVYAGS; encoded by the coding sequence ATGGAATTTTTTTATTCTGATAAAGAAGATGATTTAAAAGAGAAATTTTTTGATTTTTTTGTTAATAATGTTAGTCAAGATGATTTCACTAGTATTGGTGTTTGTGGTGGTCGTAGTATTATTTCTTTTCTTAATGTTTTTAATGAAAAAAATTATTCTCTTAAAAAATCTCATTTTTTTTTGACAGATGAGCGTTGTGTTGATTTAAATAGTGATTATAGCAATTTTAAGCTTTTAAATGAAGGATTTTTTTCTAAAATGGAAAAAAAGGGTTTAACTTGTTGTGGTAATTTGCATCCATTTATTTACAATGAATTTGATGAAGCATTGTCTATTCATAATTACAATATTGAGTTTAATTCCAGATTTACAAGGTTAGATCTTAGTATTTTGTCTGTTGGTGAGGATGGACATCTTGCTTCACTTTTTCCTTCAAAAAAACTTTTATTTTCTGAAATGGATGGGTATCAATATGAATATGATTCACCCAAGATTCCAAATAAACGCATTAGCCTTACTCCTAAATCTTTACTTTTTTCTAAAGCTTCTGTGTTGCTTTTTATTGGTAATGAAAAAAAGGGTGCTTTAGAGAATTTTTTAAATTTAGAAGTTTCTTTAAGTTTATGTCCATCTAAGATGTTTAAAGACCACTCTTGCTTATTAGTTCTTACAAATATTGAGGGTGTTTATGCAGGATCCTAG
- the pstB gene encoding phosphate ABC transporter ATP-binding protein PstB — MIEDKAIIKTENLNLFYTDFKALSNINISILRNSITALIGPSGCGKSTFLRTLNRMNDLVEGVKIEGKVIYEGKSIYSNNFDVLELRRKIGMVFQTPNPFLMSVYDNISYGPKIHGIKDKRQLDEIVEKSLIKSALWNEVKDKLNKNALSLSGGQQQRLCIARTLAIEPNVILMDEPTSALDPISTGKIEELIINLKESYTIIIVTHNMQQAGRISDRTAFFLNGYIEEESQTDDLFFNPKNIKTEEYITGKFG, encoded by the coding sequence ATGATTGAAGATAAAGCAATTATCAAAACTGAAAATTTAAATTTGTTTTATACAGATTTCAAGGCATTAAGTAACATTAATATATCAATACTAAGAAATAGCATTACAGCCTTAATAGGCCCATCAGGTTGTGGAAAATCAACATTTCTTAGAACACTAAATAGAATGAATGATCTTGTCGAAGGTGTCAAAATAGAAGGAAAAGTCATATATGAAGGCAAGAGTATCTACTCAAATAACTTTGATGTACTAGAACTTAGAAGAAAAATTGGAATGGTTTTCCAAACTCCTAACCCATTCCTAATGTCAGTATATGATAACATAAGTTACGGACCCAAAATCCATGGAATTAAAGATAAAAGACAACTTGATGAGATAGTTGAAAAATCTCTAATAAAATCTGCTCTCTGGAATGAAGTAAAAGATAAACTTAATAAAAATGCTTTAAGTCTCTCAGGAGGACAACAACAAAGACTCTGCATTGCAAGAACCCTTGCAATTGAGCCAAACGTAATATTAATGGATGAACCTACTTCTGCTCTTGATCCAATCTCAACAGGAAAAATTGAAGAATTAATAATAAATCTAAAAGAAAGCTATACAATTATAATTGTAACTCATAACATGCAACAAGCTGGACGAATATCTGATAGAACGGCATTTTTCCTCAACGGATATATTGAAGAAGAAAGCCAAACAGATGATCTATTCTTCAATCCTAAAAATATTAAAACAGAAGAATATATCACTGGTAAATTTGGCTAA
- the pstA gene encoding phosphate ABC transporter permease PstA — MNKIKINKLFNKIAFCIIRCIAYSLIMLLFFLISYILYNSLFFTSKKQTIFLDDKKHFLPFKFNDQIIKIAFIVNKNIKAEDITTQDIYNIYNNKISHWGSISDQNIDIVPIASSQSNTISKVILNIFTKGNKFNNRYIKIVKCNQEMIENVNKTSGAIGYLRKEELEKLDFKKYPEIKSLKISSMSILVGKKTLQKSENEIIDILSLNEVKKLLIGKTDWNKLISKNIKLNIIEYSDYDQNAIKIVEKNEGTIAVVPWHAFYKNDAPFLKLYYIQKSMPLNLNFILSTPRNSGKYGGISYLILNTFNVILLTAIISVSIGIGTGIMLAEYTSNQVLYKTVSMSVDILSSIPAIIFGLFGLIFFVPIFGMGILSGAITSSLMILPMIIKTTEEALKSIPKSYKYGSLALGANKTETIIKILLPAASQGILTGIVLAIGRALGETAVLLFTMGTNLGLASSLNEPSRSLTVHLLLLFQEGYLDKGFATASILIIMILLINLISKFLIHRLYRIK; from the coding sequence GTGAATAAAATTAAAATAAATAAATTATTTAATAAAATCGCATTTTGTATAATCAGATGTATTGCCTATTCATTAATAATGCTACTATTTTTTTTAATATCTTACATATTATATAATTCACTATTCTTTACAAGTAAAAAGCAAACAATATTTTTAGATGACAAAAAACACTTTTTACCCTTTAAATTTAATGATCAAATAATCAAAATTGCCTTTATTGTTAATAAGAATATAAAAGCAGAAGACATAACCACTCAAGATATCTACAACATATACAACAATAAAATTTCACACTGGGGAAGCATATCGGATCAAAATATCGATATAGTTCCAATTGCAAGTTCACAGTCAAATACTATAAGTAAAGTTATACTCAACATTTTTACCAAAGGCAATAAATTTAACAATAGATATATAAAGATTGTAAAGTGTAATCAGGAGATGATAGAAAATGTCAATAAAACATCAGGTGCTATTGGATACTTAAGAAAAGAAGAACTTGAAAAATTAGATTTTAAAAAATATCCTGAAATCAAATCCTTAAAAATTAGCTCCATGTCTATCTTAGTAGGCAAAAAAACATTACAAAAAAGTGAAAATGAAATTATTGACATACTAAGTCTTAATGAAGTTAAAAAATTACTCATAGGCAAGACAGATTGGAATAAATTAATATCTAAAAATATCAAACTAAATATCATAGAATATTCAGATTATGACCAAAATGCAATAAAAATAGTAGAAAAAAATGAAGGTACAATTGCAGTTGTACCTTGGCATGCTTTTTATAAAAATGATGCTCCTTTTCTCAAACTATACTATATTCAAAAAAGCATGCCCTTAAATTTAAATTTTATATTATCCACCCCAAGAAATTCTGGAAAATATGGGGGTATTTCTTACTTAATATTAAATACATTTAATGTCATACTATTAACAGCAATAATCTCAGTTTCAATAGGAATTGGAACTGGAATCATGCTTGCAGAATATACTTCTAATCAAGTATTGTATAAAACAGTATCTATGAGCGTTGATATATTATCATCAATTCCCGCCATTATTTTTGGGCTTTTTGGACTTATATTTTTTGTTCCAATTTTCGGAATGGGAATACTGTCTGGAGCTATAACGAGTTCTTTAATGATATTGCCAATGATTATTAAAACAACTGAAGAAGCACTAAAATCAATTCCTAAATCATATAAATATGGTTCTCTTGCTTTAGGTGCCAATAAAACAGAAACTATAATTAAAATTTTATTACCCGCTGCTAGTCAAGGTATATTAACAGGAATAGTTCTTGCAATAGGACGTGCTCTTGGAGAGACTGCTGTACTACTATTTACAATGGGAACAAATTTAGGACTTGCAAGTTCCTTGAATGAACCTTCAAGAAGTTTAACTGTACATCTACTATTATTATTTCAAGAAGGATACCTAGACAAAGGATTTGCAACAGCATCAATACTCATAATAATGATACTTTTAATAAATTTAATATCAAAATTTTTAATTCATAGACTATACAGGATAAAATAA
- the efp gene encoding elongation factor P, whose protein sequence is MGVIKSGDIEKGYFLLFKGVPHVVLEREFSKMGRGGSIVKLKLKNLKNKSIVHETLKGADTAQEIEVLEVSSQYLYKENENLIFMDLETYEQFNVNLKEVANIEDKFLFLQEAEVYTLIKWGDEVLDLKLPPKIVFEVVDAELAVKGDTVTNAMKSVTLHTGLTVKAPLFINIGDKILVNPETKEYVERFKY, encoded by the coding sequence ATGGGTGTCATTAAGTCTGGTGATATTGAAAAGGGTTATTTTTTACTTTTTAAAGGTGTGCCACATGTTGTTCTTGAACGAGAATTTTCCAAAATGGGTAGAGGTGGTTCTATTGTAAAATTAAAACTTAAAAATCTTAAAAATAAGTCTATTGTTCATGAAACCTTAAAAGGTGCTGATACAGCACAAGAAATTGAAGTATTAGAAGTTAGTTCTCAATATCTTTATAAGGAAAATGAAAATCTTATTTTTATGGATTTAGAGACATATGAGCAATTTAATGTGAATTTAAAAGAAGTTGCAAACATTGAGGATAAGTTTTTGTTTTTGCAAGAGGCTGAGGTTTATACCCTTATCAAGTGGGGAGATGAAGTTCTTGATCTTAAATTGCCTCCAAAAATTGTATTTGAAGTTGTAGATGCTGAGCTTGCTGTAAAAGGCGATACTGTAACTAATGCAATGAAGAGTGTTACTCTTCATACTGGCTTGACAGTAAAAGCACCTCTTTTTATTAATATTGGGGATAAAATTTTGGTTAATCCTGAAACAAAAGAATATGTTGAGAGATTTAAATATTAA
- a CDS encoding ZIP family metal transporter, with protein MFRNLCDYLVTLHPIFLGFLGSTFTWFTTAFGAAAVFCFRRVNNKIMDAMLGFSAGIMIAASFFSLIKPAIEMAEQLGYVAWMPAVFGFLLGAFFIYVVDVFVPDLDKLAFIDDDLTRHGKKDFLLFTAVTLHNFPEGLAVGVAFGALASSPDLHTLIGAMILTLGIGIQNMPEGAAISLPLRRGNVPLWKCFNYGQMSGLVEIIGGFLGSYAVYTFTRILPFALSFSAGAMIYVSIEQLIPEAKRKDIDNKVPTIFGVLGFALMMFLDVSLG; from the coding sequence ATGTTTAGAAATTTGTGCGATTATTTAGTGACTTTACATCCTATTTTTCTAGGATTTTTGGGTTCTACTTTTACTTGGTTTACTACAGCCTTTGGAGCGGCTGCTGTTTTTTGTTTTAGAAGGGTAAACAATAAAATAATGGATGCTATGCTTGGATTTTCAGCAGGAATTATGATTGCTGCTAGTTTTTTTTCACTTATTAAGCCGGCAATAGAGATGGCAGAACAACTTGGTTATGTTGCGTGGATGCCGGCAGTTTTTGGATTTCTTTTGGGGGCATTTTTTATATATGTTGTAGATGTCTTTGTACCAGATCTTGATAAACTTGCGTTTATAGATGATGATTTAACAAGGCATGGTAAAAAAGATTTTTTGCTTTTTACAGCTGTTACGTTGCATAATTTTCCAGAGGGACTTGCTGTTGGTGTTGCTTTTGGTGCTTTAGCTTCTTCTCCTGACCTTCATACTTTAATTGGAGCTATGATTTTGACATTAGGAATTGGTATTCAAAATATGCCAGAAGGTGCAGCTATTTCTTTACCTTTAAGACGGGGCAATGTGCCTTTGTGGAAGTGCTTTAATTATGGTCAAATGTCAGGTCTAGTAGAAATTATAGGCGGATTTTTGGGTTCTTACGCAGTTTATACTTTTACTAGGATTTTGCCTTTTGCTTTATCTTTTTCTGCAGGGGCAATGATTTATGTTTCAATTGAACAATTAATTCCTGAAGCTAAAAGAAAAGATATTGATAACAAGGTCCCAACTATCTTTGGAGTTTTGGGATTTGCTTTGATGATGTTTCTTGATGTTTCTTTAGGCTAA
- a CDS encoding alanine--tRNA ligase, with translation MKLNDLRKKYIDFFKSKGHYEIAGKSLIPDNDSTVLFNTAGMQPLVPYLLGEMHPSGDMLVNVQKCLRTGDIDEVGDFSHLTFFEMLGNWSLGAYFKELSVKYSFEFLTSPNYLNISKDKLYVSVFKGDENIPCDVETANLWESLGIPKDRIFYLSRESNFWGPVGNVGPCGPDTEIFVDTGKEKCSIKCDITCSCGKYFEIWNNVFMQYKKNEDGSYEELKRKCVDTGMGLERTITFLQGKSSVYETDAFKLIIEKIEDISGKIYGQNLADDRAMRIISDHIKASCFILADNFAVLPSNVGQGYVLRRIIRRAIRYAKKLGVNYHFLADLVDSVADIYKSFYKELIEKKDFIKAELNIEEEKFFKTLRYGEQEFVKLIQRLSSKSIPGEISFKLYDTYGFPYEITEELALEYGFSVDKISFEEHFKKHQEVSKKGGDKIFKGGLADCTYATTKLHTATHLLHKALQLVLGDHVRQKGSNITSERLRFDFSHPHKMTEDEIRKVEDMVNLQIKDKLSVSRSVMSLDDALAKGAIALFGEKYEDVVSVYEIDGFSIEVCGGPHVNNTGELGTFKIQKEQASSSGVRRIRAILID, from the coding sequence GTGAAACTTAATGACCTACGTAAGAAATATATAGACTTTTTTAAAAGTAAGGGGCATTATGAGATTGCAGGTAAATCCTTAATTCCTGATAATGATTCTACAGTCCTTTTTAATACAGCTGGTATGCAACCTCTTGTACCTTATCTTCTTGGAGAAATGCATCCATCTGGTGACATGTTGGTTAATGTTCAAAAATGCTTAAGAACAGGAGATATTGATGAAGTTGGAGATTTTAGTCATTTAACTTTTTTTGAGATGCTTGGAAATTGGTCTCTTGGTGCTTATTTTAAGGAACTCTCTGTAAAGTATAGTTTTGAGTTTTTAACTTCACCTAATTATTTAAATATTTCAAAGGATAAACTTTATGTTAGTGTTTTCAAGGGAGATGAAAATATTCCTTGTGATGTAGAGACTGCTAATTTATGGGAAAGTCTTGGAATTCCTAAAGATAGAATATTTTATCTCTCAAGAGAGAGTAATTTTTGGGGTCCTGTTGGCAATGTAGGGCCTTGTGGGCCAGATACTGAAATATTTGTGGATACAGGCAAAGAAAAATGTTCTATTAAGTGTGATATTACTTGTTCTTGTGGTAAATATTTTGAGATTTGGAATAATGTTTTTATGCAATATAAAAAGAATGAGGATGGGAGTTATGAGGAACTAAAGCGTAAATGTGTGGATACAGGCATGGGACTTGAGAGGACAATTACATTTTTGCAAGGAAAATCTTCAGTTTATGAAACAGATGCGTTTAAACTTATAATTGAGAAAATAGAAGATATTTCTGGAAAGATTTATGGACAAAATTTAGCTGATGATAGAGCTATGCGCATAATTTCTGATCATATTAAGGCAAGTTGTTTTATTTTGGCTGATAATTTTGCAGTTCTGCCTTCTAATGTAGGTCAAGGTTATGTTTTAAGAAGAATAATTAGAAGAGCTATTAGATATGCAAAGAAACTTGGGGTGAATTATCATTTTCTAGCAGATCTTGTAGATTCTGTTGCAGATATTTATAAATCTTTTTATAAAGAACTAATAGAAAAGAAAGATTTTATTAAGGCTGAATTAAATATAGAGGAAGAAAAATTTTTTAAGACTTTGCGTTATGGTGAACAGGAATTTGTTAAGTTGATTCAACGATTGTCATCAAAATCAATTCCTGGTGAAATTTCTTTTAAACTTTATGATACTTATGGTTTTCCTTATGAGATAACAGAAGAGCTTGCATTGGAGTATGGATTTAGTGTAGACAAAATAAGCTTTGAAGAGCATTTTAAAAAACATCAAGAAGTTTCTAAAAAAGGAGGTGATAAGATTTTCAAAGGAGGTCTTGCAGATTGTACATATGCAACTACAAAATTGCATACCGCTACTCATTTACTTCATAAAGCTCTTCAATTGGTTTTAGGTGATCATGTAAGGCAAAAAGGCAGTAATATTACTAGTGAGAGACTAAGATTTGATTTTAGTCATCCTCATAAAATGACAGAGGATGAAATAAGAAAAGTTGAAGATATGGTTAATTTACAAATAAAAGATAAATTATCTGTAAGTCGATCCGTGATGAGTCTAGATGATGCCTTGGCTAAAGGCGCTATTGCTTTATTTGGTGAAAAATATGAAGATGTTGTTAGTGTTTATGAAATAGATGGATTTTCAATTGAAGTTTGTGGTGGGCCTCATGTTAATAATACTGGTGAGCTTGGTACTTTTAAGATACAAAAAGAACAAGCATCTTCTTCAGGTGTAAGAAGAATAAGAGCAATTTTGATCGATTAA
- the dusA gene encoding tRNA dihydrouridine(20/20a) synthase DusA: MLTNRKIAIAPMVDITDEHFRYLIRLLSKKVTLYTPMISAKSIIMGNLNTIVKQTLTDSPIAIQIATNCENDALKAIEILENKFNFDEYNLNVGCPSSRVQNGNYGACLMQNPIQVGKILQAMKKNTNKPVSIKHRIGIRKNERECNEENYIELKQFVEKLIEHEIKNFTVHARVAILNGYSPKNNLNIPRLRHDFVYQLKKEYNNIFIETNGGIANSDQIKTHLANVDSVMIGRAVAKNPYFIAHISREFLQETEEIPTREEILLKMVEYIKEYDKYCSINTVLKHIMGIVFAKEDACKFRQALSAPFPKNIKNHEILLKAIEQLKEDTLKSNS; the protein is encoded by the coding sequence ATGTTAACAAATCGAAAGATAGCAATAGCACCAATGGTAGATATCACCGATGAGCATTTCAGGTACCTAATAAGATTATTATCAAAAAAAGTTACCCTATACACTCCAATGATTTCTGCAAAATCAATTATCATGGGAAATTTAAATACAATTGTAAAACAAACCTTAACTGATTCTCCAATTGCAATTCAAATAGCAACAAACTGTGAAAATGATGCTTTAAAAGCCATAGAAATTTTGGAAAATAAATTCAATTTTGATGAATATAATCTCAATGTTGGATGCCCATCATCTAGGGTCCAAAATGGAAACTATGGCGCCTGTTTAATGCAAAACCCAATTCAAGTAGGAAAAATTTTACAAGCTATGAAAAAAAATACAAATAAACCTGTCTCAATCAAGCACAGGATAGGAATAAGAAAGAATGAAAGAGAATGTAATGAAGAGAATTATATAGAACTTAAACAATTCGTAGAAAAACTTATAGAACATGAAATCAAAAATTTTACCGTTCATGCACGAGTAGCCATACTAAATGGATATTCCCCCAAAAACAATCTAAATATTCCAAGACTCAGGCATGACTTTGTCTATCAATTGAAAAAAGAATATAACAATATATTCATTGAAACAAACGGAGGAATCGCTAACAGCGACCAAATAAAAACACATTTAGCCAATGTAGATTCTGTTATGATTGGAAGAGCTGTAGCAAAAAATCCTTACTTCATTGCACATATTTCAAGAGAATTTTTACAAGAAACAGAAGAAATTCCAACAAGAGAAGAAATATTATTAAAAATGGTAGAATACATTAAAGAATATGACAAATATTGTTCAATTAACACTGTACTAAAACATATAATGGGGATAGTATTTGCTAAAGAAGATGCTTGCAAATTTAGACAGGCCTTAAGCGCACCTTTCCCTAAAAACATTAAAAATCACGAAATACTCCTAAAAGCAATTGAACAGTTAAAAGAAGATACTTTAAAGTCTAATTCTTAG
- a CDS encoding flagellar motor switch protein FliG → MQDPRLTKYQNAKNLVGMTTLKSVSKEGFNDDFSDSEIQGSLLKSWVNLVKRGKKETFSESSSSKKIMGKPGFIRRESKLSKIAKYFLAIGLEKSAQIMAELDDSYIIAITREITKIKYITPEDKKRIIQEFEEIVSSKKKYIKIDDKFTYELLNKSLTKSKANEIYKKVTGVDPFLPFDYLSGIENEQLWALIKDEDMKTLLIIYNYLTKGQKKYIFFMLEKDVKKKFIKELSKPRQLNIDMVEIISNSLKSRFEIQGKIRTEKIDGSKILVDILSYMDSEDEKKLLHNIDMQALDPIKDSEIKEKIFDINIILRIKDNDMHNILREFTDQDIAVIIKNKSNEIRDKILFNVSRRRKDIILEEESFLQKIKKKDVKSITTSFVDYIRKLTLKGELVIYRKNEEFV, encoded by the coding sequence ATGCAGGATCCTAGGCTTACTAAGTATCAAAATGCAAAAAATTTAGTAGGAATGACGACTTTAAAAAGTGTTTCAAAAGAAGGTTTCAATGATGATTTTTCTGATTCTGAGATTCAAGGTTCATTGCTTAAGTCTTGGGTTAATCTTGTAAAGAGAGGAAAAAAAGAAACTTTTAGTGAGTCAAGTTCTTCTAAGAAAATAATGGGTAAGCCAGGATTTATTCGTAGAGAGAGTAAATTATCAAAAATAGCAAAGTATTTCTTAGCTATTGGTCTTGAAAAGTCGGCACAGATTATGGCTGAGCTTGATGATTCTTATATAATTGCAATTACTAGAGAAATTACTAAGATTAAGTACATTACTCCTGAGGATAAAAAAAGGATTATTCAAGAATTTGAGGAGATTGTAAGTAGTAAGAAAAAATATATAAAAATTGATGATAAGTTTACTTATGAATTATTGAATAAATCTTTAACTAAGTCTAAAGCAAATGAGATTTATAAAAAAGTTACAGGAGTTGATCCGTTTTTGCCTTTTGATTATTTATCTGGTATTGAGAATGAACAGCTTTGGGCTTTAATTAAGGATGAAGATATGAAAACGCTTTTGATAATATACAATTATTTAACTAAGGGTCAAAAGAAATATATTTTTTTCATGTTAGAAAAAGATGTTAAGAAAAAATTTATTAAAGAACTTTCTAAGCCAAGACAGTTAAATATAGATATGGTTGAGATTATTTCTAATAGTTTGAAAAGCAGATTTGAAATACAAGGAAAGATTAGGACTGAAAAAATTGATGGTTCTAAGATACTTGTTGATATTTTAAGTTATATGGATTCTGAGGATGAAAAAAAACTTTTGCATAATATTGACATGCAAGCTTTAGATCCTATTAAAGATAGTGAGATTAAAGAAAAAATATTTGATATTAATATAATACTTAGAATTAAAGATAATGACATGCATAATATTTTAAGGGAATTTACAGATCAAGACATTGCAGTTATTATTAAAAATAAAAGTAATGAAATTAGAGATAAAATTCTTTTTAATGTTTCAAGAAGACGTAAAGATATTATCTTAGAAGAAGAATCTTTTTTGCAAAAAATAAAAAAGAAAGATGTAAAGTCAATAACTACATCTTTTGTTGATTATATTAGGAAATTAACTCTAAAGGGTGAGTTGGTAATATATAGAAAAAATGAGGAGTTTGTTTAG
- the pstC gene encoding phosphate ABC transporter permease subunit PstC, whose translation MKLTLKTKRNIVKLAFNCFIFVSVTISTLTIVLLILFIIKNGLTPFLYNRIKIFNFLFSTNWDPTSRLQKSYGVLSFIINSALTTFFSVLIALPIGLGFAIYLSEKAKGAYQKILQTTIELLAGIPSVVYGFFGSTFIASLIKHIFKREDNLGYNLINSVIVLSIMILPTIISVSYTALKAVPKSYKLASVALAATDWQTTYKVMIPSARRGILAGIILAIGRAIGETIAVLMVGGGSPLFITNIFSPIRTLTINIAIDMGYASGTHREALFSTALVLLLLVIITNSIKHFILSSSKRLKVK comes from the coding sequence ATGAAATTAACTTTAAAGACAAAAAGAAATATTGTTAAGTTGGCTTTCAACTGTTTTATTTTTGTATCAGTAACAATTAGCACTTTGACAATAGTACTACTAATCTTATTCATAATTAAAAACGGATTAACTCCATTTCTTTATAATAGAATTAAAATTTTTAATTTTTTATTTAGTACAAACTGGGATCCAACTAGCAGGTTACAGAAATCTTACGGAGTTTTATCTTTCATTATAAATTCAGCTTTAACAACATTCTTTTCTGTATTGATTGCATTACCAATTGGACTTGGATTTGCCATTTATCTGTCTGAAAAAGCAAAAGGAGCTTATCAAAAAATATTACAAACCACAATAGAACTTTTAGCAGGAATTCCAAGCGTTGTTTATGGATTTTTTGGAAGTACATTTATAGCCTCACTTATAAAGCACATCTTTAAAAGAGAAGATAACTTAGGATATAACCTAATAAACTCAGTAATAGTTTTAAGTATAATGATACTCCCAACAATAATTAGTGTTTCATACACAGCGCTAAAAGCTGTTCCAAAATCATATAAACTAGCATCTGTTGCACTAGCTGCAACAGATTGGCAAACAACATATAAAGTGATGATTCCTTCAGCTAGAAGAGGCATCCTAGCTGGAATAATACTAGCAATAGGAAGAGCCATCGGTGAAACAATAGCAGTTTTAATGGTTGGCGGTGGTTCGCCTCTATTTATAACAAATATATTTTCACCCATTAGAACACTAACAATAAACATTGCAATAGATATGGGATATGCATCTGGCACTCACAGAGAAGCTTTATTCTCTACAGCACTAGTCTTATTATTACTAGTAATAATAACGAACTCAATTAAGCATTTTATTCTATCTTCGTCTAAAAGGCTAAAAGTTAAGTGA